The DNA region ATAGCCGCCCTCTGTGACTCCTGGCCCTGGCAGTGTTTGATCCCAAATGTGCAAAATTCGTCCAGCAAAGGCGGGGTGTTTCGGATCAATGCCACTGTCTATAATGCCGATAATTACTCCTTTACCAGTCAGCCCGGTTTTGTTCTGGAACTCCGGTATTTTGACTGTTCCCATTGCAGTGTCCATCCTCAAATGAAGTTTGCGTGATGGCTTAATTCGCCGAATCACATCTTCTTCAGATAAGACATCTAAATTCTCTATCGGTAAGAAAGCCGTCCGCACACTTCCAGAGTTTTGATTGACTTCAATATTATATTGTGATAGGTAACTTAAGTCTGCATCATGGTCACAGTAGATAAAAACGACGCTCTTAGTAGGTTTGACTGGGCTTTTGTGGGCAATGATGCCAAGCGATCGCTTATGTGTAACTAAAGCTTGATCTCCTTCATTTTTATAGTCTCGAAATGCCAAAAGTAATCCGGGAGAAAGTTTTTCGTGCCTCATCTTTACCTCAAATTAAGTTTATTTACTGTCAACAAAGTAGTGATTCGAGTAGTGATCATCAGTCGCTCCATAACGTAGTTTTTTCGCCTTAATTATTTGATGCGACTATAGTTATCTATTTTTTTTCATAGATAACATCAAATAAGCTTAGGAGGCAGTAAGTTCTTCCTAAGACAATTGCTAATTCATAACTCATCTTCTAGAATTCTGTCTCCCTCATAGTTATTTTCTGTGGGTCATGAGACATCCAATACTTTTCGGATAAACCCAATAATCTCTCTTTTGGTCTGGGGAAAGGTTAAAGGGCAAAGGGGAAAGGTAAATTCAAACCCTTTCCCTTTCCCCCTTAACCGAAAAGTATTGATGAGACATCTTTGAGCAGCCGTATCTCCGATTTCTGTTAAAAACTCAAATAAACTCTAATTTCTAGTCAAAATAGTTAAGACTGATAACATTTGCGTATAAAGTACAGAGAAGACAGACTAAATCACTAATGACTAGTGGCAATTGACAGATTCTCTATCATAAGTAAGAGCCATAAAGAAGCTAATATTTGCAACGATCGCTTCTGAAGCTACAAAAAGTTATTCATGCAAATTCAAACACCAGACTGGGTAAAGCACGCGGTTTTCTACCAAATCTTCCCAGATCGCTTTGCCAGAAGCAAACAGCCGCGCAAACGTTTGCTGCGTGAAGCCCGTTGGGAAGATTGGGACTCTATGCCAACACTCCAGGGTTATAAAGGCGGCGACTTATGGGGCATCATGGAGGGTTTAGACTACATCCAGGATTTAGGAATTAACGCGATTTACTTTACACCCATTTTTCAATCCGCTAGCAATCATCGCTATCATACCCACGATTATTACCAAGTTGACCCGATGTTAGGGGGCAACGCGGCTTTTAAGGAATTGCTTGATGCAGCCCATCAACGGAATATCAAAGTTGTTCTAGATGGCGTATTTAACCATTCCAGCCGTGGTTTTTTCTTCTTCCATGATGTTTTAGAGAATGGCCCCCATTCGCCTTGGGTAAATTGGTTCAAAATTGAAGGCTGGCCCCTTTCACCATACAATGGGGAATTCCCTGCAAATTACTTAGGTTGGGCAGGAAATCGTGCTTTACCAGAATTTAACCACGACAACCCAGAAGTGCGGGAATATATTATGGAAATTGCCGAATATTGGATAAAATTCGGCATTGATGGTTGGCGATTAGATGTACCATTTGAAATAAAAACACCTGGATTTTGGCAGGAATTCCGCGATCGCGTCAAAGCAGTCAATCCCGAAGCTTACATTGTGGGCGAAGTGTGGGGAGATTCCCGCGAGTGGTTGGATGGAACGCAATTTGACGGCGTGATGAATTATCTATTTACTGGGCCGACAATTGCTTTTACAGCAGGCGATCGCGTAGTCTTAGAACAAGTCCAAAGCCGCGACTATCAACCCTACCCACCCTTATTTGCCACCGAGTACGCCACCAAAATCCAAGAAGTACTGCAACTTTACCCTTGGGAAATTCAGCTAACTCAACTCAATTTGCTAGCAAGTCACGATACAGCCCGATTGATGACAATTGCAGGCGGTGATATAGGTAGTATAGAATTGTCAACTTTACTGCTCCTCACCTTTCCCGGTGCGCCCAGCATCTACTATGGTGATGAAGTTGGTTTACCTGGTGCAATAGATCCAGACTCACGGCGTGGCTTTCCTTTAGAGAGTAATTGGAATCAAGAAATTTTCAATACTCATCGTCAATTAATTGCCCTACGCCACACATACCCAGCCTTGCGTACAGGTGATTACCAAGTTCTCCATGCTCAAGGACAAATTTATATCTTTGCGCGAACTTTAGGAACAGAGGAATTAATAATTGCCGTCAACGCTGGCACAAGTTCAGCAACAGCCAATGCAGATGTCGTTAGTTTACGTACTCAACCCAACAAGCTGTTGTTTGGTACTGCTGAAGTTGAGTGGAATAGTGAAGGAGAAACTCAGCAGTTATCATTGACTGTTCCCGCACGTAGTGGGTGCATTCTGGGAGTAGGGAGTGGGGAGTAGGGAGTAGGGAGTGGGGGAAATCAATTCAAAATTCAAAATTCAAAATTCAAATATTTTAGAACTTCTGCTTCCCATTCCCCATTCCCCATTCCCCATTCCCTATTGCTCATTCCCCATTCCCCATTCCCCATTCCCTATTCCCCATTCCCCATTCCCCATTCCCCATTCCCCATTCCCCATTCCTCATATATTACCTTCCGGCAACCATTGCAGGCATCAACACTGCATCAATAATGTGGATCACGCCATTGTCTGTCAAAATGTCTGTTTTGATGACATTGGCGTTATTTATCTTAAATTTACCATTGGCGGATTCAATAGCGATAATTGACCCTTCAAGCGTTTCTGCCTCATTAATCTGTACTAAATCATCAGACCGAACATCCCCACTAGCGATATGATATGCGACAATTTTCTGGAGCTTAGGGATATCTTGTAGTAAAGATTCTAAGGTTCCCTCTGGCAGATTGGCAAAGGCTTCGTCAGTTGGTGCAAATAATGTAAAAGAACCAGGACTTTTTAGAGTCTCTATGAAATTTGCAGCTTCAGCAGCCTTTACCAGGGTATTGAAGTTTCCCGCGTTGATAGCAGTTTCCACAAGGTCAGCCATAAGGGTGTGTGACTTTAGTCAGATAATATTATAAGTAACTTATATTGACTGAAACACTC from Nostoc commune NIES-4072 includes:
- a CDS encoding glycoside hydrolase family 13 protein, with product MQIQTPDWVKHAVFYQIFPDRFARSKQPRKRLLREARWEDWDSMPTLQGYKGGDLWGIMEGLDYIQDLGINAIYFTPIFQSASNHRYHTHDYYQVDPMLGGNAAFKELLDAAHQRNIKVVLDGVFNHSSRGFFFFHDVLENGPHSPWVNWFKIEGWPLSPYNGEFPANYLGWAGNRALPEFNHDNPEVREYIMEIAEYWIKFGIDGWRLDVPFEIKTPGFWQEFRDRVKAVNPEAYIVGEVWGDSREWLDGTQFDGVMNYLFTGPTIAFTAGDRVVLEQVQSRDYQPYPPLFATEYATKIQEVLQLYPWEIQLTQLNLLASHDTARLMTIAGGDIGSIELSTLLLLTFPGAPSIYYGDEVGLPGAIDPDSRRGFPLESNWNQEIFNTHRQLIALRHTYPALRTGDYQVLHAQGQIYIFARTLGTEELIIAVNAGTSSATANADVVSLRTQPNKLLFGTAEVEWNSEGETQQLSLTVPARSGCILGVGSGE
- a CDS encoding fasciclin domain-containing protein produces the protein MADLVETAINAGNFNTLVKAAEAANFIETLKSPGSFTLFAPTDEAFANLPEGTLESLLQDIPKLQKIVAYHIASGDVRSDDLVQINEAETLEGSIIAIESANGKFKINNANVIKTDILTDNGVIHIIDAVLMPAMVAGR